Proteins encoded together in one Entomobacter blattae window:
- a CDS encoding S41 family peptidase: protein MNFRTGLLLGTVFLAGSLASPNLAGLIHYITPDITTHALAEGVSDNAKTKDNTANHTETYDLLRQFGRVFEIVRANYVEKVPDKDLITNALNGMLTGLDPHSSYMTAKQYKDMQIQTKGEFGGLGLEVQGEDGHIKVVSPLDGTPAARAGVKPGDYIVAINGKNIDGYSLNEAVEKMRGKPNTQITLTLIREKSPKPITVTLTREIIHMQVIKSALYGNIGYIRLSQFNEETEPGLKKAYEQLQDKAGKTKLAGLILDLRNDPGGLLDQAISVSSDLIKAGEIVSTRARNPKDNQRWDAKGTDITNGLPIVVLINGGSASASEIVAGALQDHQRAIILGEKSFGKGSVQTVIPLPDTGSALRLTTARYYTPSGRSIQGQGINPDILVRETREKPGFSIREADLAHIIKNEGGNKTAHSPRNDLPPIAKSIPHEPPANWPTFDLTKPTTDFQLQQGLKVVRSMAGLPDTTEPAPIPPAEKEKKEK, encoded by the coding sequence ATGAATTTTCGTACTGGTTTACTGTTAGGAACTGTTTTTCTTGCTGGAAGCCTGGCCAGTCCCAATCTTGCCGGCTTAATACACTATATTACCCCCGATATTACAACCCACGCGCTGGCAGAAGGGGTTTCCGACAACGCCAAGACCAAAGACAATACAGCCAATCATACAGAAACCTACGACCTCCTGCGCCAGTTTGGTAGGGTCTTTGAAATTGTAAGGGCAAACTATGTTGAAAAGGTTCCAGACAAGGATCTTATTACCAATGCCTTAAATGGCATGCTCACGGGCTTGGATCCTCATAGCTCTTACATGACAGCCAAACAATACAAGGATATGCAAATTCAAACCAAAGGGGAGTTTGGCGGCCTGGGGCTAGAGGTTCAGGGAGAAGATGGCCATATCAAGGTGGTTTCCCCTCTTGATGGCACCCCTGCTGCCCGTGCAGGTGTTAAACCTGGAGACTATATTGTTGCTATTAACGGCAAAAATATTGATGGCTATTCCCTCAATGAAGCCGTAGAAAAAATGAGGGGGAAACCCAACACGCAAATTACCCTTACCCTCATTCGCGAAAAAAGCCCCAAACCCATTACCGTTACCCTCACCCGCGAAATTATTCATATGCAGGTCATCAAATCGGCCTTGTATGGAAATATTGGCTATATTCGCCTGTCTCAATTTAACGAAGAAACCGAACCCGGCCTGAAAAAAGCCTACGAACAGCTCCAGGACAAAGCTGGCAAAACCAAGCTGGCCGGCCTTATCCTCGACTTGAGAAATGACCCTGGGGGCCTTTTGGATCAAGCCATTTCCGTCAGTAGTGATTTGATCAAAGCTGGTGAAATTGTTTCCACACGGGCCCGTAACCCTAAAGATAACCAGAGATGGGATGCTAAAGGAACTGATATTACCAATGGCCTGCCGATCGTTGTTCTGATCAACGGGGGATCAGCCTCAGCCAGTGAAATTGTTGCGGGCGCCTTACAAGACCACCAGCGCGCCATTATCCTGGGTGAAAAATCTTTCGGGAAGGGCTCTGTTCAAACTGTTATTCCTCTTCCAGATACGGGCTCTGCCTTACGGTTAACCACAGCACGATACTATACCCCTTCTGGCCGTTCTATCCAGGGGCAAGGCATTAACCCCGATATTCTTGTGCGGGAAACCCGTGAAAAGCCAGGTTTCAGCATTCGGGAAGCCGACCTTGCCCATATCATAAAAAATGAAGGGGGAAACAAAACGGCTCACTCCCCCCGTAATGACCTCCCCCCCATTGCCAAATCCATTCCCCATGAACCTCCTGCAAACTGGCCAACCTTTGATTTAACAAAGCCCACCACTGATTTTCAACTTCAGCAAGGGCTAAAAGTGGTCAGGTCTATGGCTGGCTTGCCGGATACAACAGAGCCTGCTCCCATCCCACCTGCAGAAAAAGAAAAGAAAGAAAAGTAG
- the greA gene encoding transcription elongation factor GreA, with amino-acid sequence MQKFPMTAPGLEKLEDELRKLKSTERPAIIRAIAEARSHGDLSENAEYHAARERQSFIEGRILELEDIISSAEVIDPATLSGDSVMFGARVKVVDEETEAEFTYQIVGIHEADIKSGMLSISSPLAKALIGKKIGDTVSVPAPGGDKSYEILSVLYK; translated from the coding sequence TTGCAGAAATTTCCTATGACAGCACCCGGCCTGGAAAAGCTGGAAGATGAGTTGCGGAAACTCAAAAGCACAGAACGCCCTGCCATTATCAGGGCTATTGCCGAAGCACGTAGCCATGGAGATTTATCGGAAAATGCAGAATATCATGCTGCTCGCGAGCGCCAATCTTTCATAGAAGGCCGTATCTTGGAGCTGGAAGATATTATTTCTTCTGCCGAGGTTATAGACCCTGCCACCCTTAGTGGAGATTCTGTTATGTTTGGCGCCCGCGTTAAGGTGGTCGATGAAGAAACAGAAGCTGAATTTACCTATCAGATTGTCGGCATCCACGAGGCCGATATTAAAAGTGGCATGCTTTCTATTTCATCACCACTGGCCAAAGCCCTTATTGGCAAAAAAATTGGCGATACAGTCTCTGTGCCAGCCCCAGGGGGTGATAAAAGCTATGAGATCCTTTCTGTTCTCTATAAATAA
- a CDS encoding RNA pyrophosphohydrolase, whose translation MPNPSELPYRPNVGGMIFNKEGHVFIARRNDMPGVGGPLTEGIWQCPQGGIDEGEDPRAAVLREVKEETGLSQLTILGEYPDWLTYDLPPHLIGKALGGKFKGQKQKWFALGFSGRNHEVNLTVTGQHPEFDTWQWLPLSELPNKNLGFKREIYLTLITAFSPYARSFSILH comes from the coding sequence TTGCCAAACCCTTCTGAACTTCCCTACCGGCCAAATGTTGGCGGGATGATCTTTAACAAAGAAGGTCATGTTTTTATTGCACGCCGTAACGATATGCCAGGTGTGGGAGGCCCCTTGACAGAAGGGATATGGCAATGCCCACAAGGTGGAATAGATGAAGGTGAAGACCCCAGAGCCGCGGTTCTTCGTGAAGTAAAAGAAGAAACTGGCCTCTCCCAACTAACAATTTTAGGAGAATATCCTGACTGGCTTACCTATGATCTCCCACCCCATCTCATAGGCAAAGCGTTGGGAGGGAAATTTAAAGGCCAAAAGCAAAAGTGGTTTGCCTTGGGGTTTTCAGGGCGAAATCATGAGGTTAACCTCACAGTTACGGGGCAGCACCCCGAGTTTGATACCTGGCAGTGGCTCCCCCTTTCTGAACTCCCCAACAAGAATCTCGGGTTTAAACGTGAGATCTACCTTACCTTGATAACGGCTTTTAGCCCTTATGCGCGAAGTTTTTCTATCTTACATTAA
- a CDS encoding DHA2 family efflux MFS transporter permease subunit translates to MSDSSSTSAAPEQWKPSHNPWLIAVVVTLAAFMEVLDTTIVNVSLPHIAGNLSTTYDDATWTLTSYLAANGIVLTISGWLGRVLGRRRYFLICILAFSFSSFLCGIATSLPELIIFRLMQGFFGGGLQPNQQSIILDTFPPAKRGAAFGLTAVATIVAPVIGPTLGGWITDNYSWRWIFFINVPIGVLTTFAVAAVVDDPPWAKKQKSSVDVIGLSLITIGLGCLEVMVDRGEDDDWFGSTFICWMGFLAAVGIIGAIIWLLKAKNPILDLRVLKDRNFAVGTFLMGALGAVLYASAVVVPQFAQQVLGYTATLSGLVLSPGGVLIIILIPFVGKLMNVVQTRYIIAFGFFCMACSMFYSAHLVPTLDFRHLVLYRMSQSGVLAFLFVPISTIAYLTLPARLNGDAAALFSMVRNVLGSLSISGATALITQLRQARQAHIVHWMTPLHEPYNQYLAQTGQVVRDSGVAQSAQQSTALNVLFTDFTKQVAILAYNDAFMIFGILALCVVPFCFLLSPYKGGGKGGAAH, encoded by the coding sequence ATGAGTGACTCATCATCGACTTCAGCTGCTCCCGAACAGTGGAAGCCCTCTCATAACCCTTGGCTTATTGCCGTCGTTGTGACGTTGGCTGCTTTTATGGAGGTGCTTGATACCACTATTGTGAATGTATCGCTTCCGCATATTGCAGGGAACTTGTCAACCACTTACGATGATGCAACCTGGACACTGACATCCTATTTGGCCGCTAATGGCATTGTGCTGACCATTTCAGGCTGGTTAGGCCGTGTTCTGGGCCGACGGCGCTATTTTCTTATTTGTATCCTTGCATTTTCTTTTTCCTCTTTTTTGTGTGGTATTGCTACTAGCTTACCTGAGCTGATTATTTTTCGCCTCATGCAAGGGTTTTTTGGTGGGGGTCTTCAACCTAACCAGCAATCTATTATTCTTGACACTTTTCCCCCTGCAAAGAGGGGAGCAGCTTTTGGGTTGACGGCTGTAGCAACCATTGTTGCTCCCGTGATCGGCCCGACATTGGGAGGGTGGATAACGGATAATTACTCGTGGCGGTGGATTTTCTTCATTAACGTCCCTATTGGTGTTTTAACCACATTTGCAGTTGCTGCTGTGGTTGATGATCCACCTTGGGCCAAAAAACAGAAATCCTCGGTTGATGTTATAGGACTGTCCCTTATTACGATTGGGCTGGGTTGCCTTGAGGTTATGGTTGACCGAGGGGAGGATGATGACTGGTTCGGCTCAACCTTTATTTGCTGGATGGGATTTTTGGCTGCCGTGGGGATTATAGGGGCGATAATATGGTTGTTAAAAGCCAAAAACCCTATTCTTGATCTTCGAGTATTAAAAGACCGAAATTTTGCGGTTGGTACTTTTCTTATGGGGGCCCTGGGAGCCGTGCTTTATGCATCAGCGGTTGTGGTACCGCAATTTGCCCAGCAGGTTTTAGGCTATACGGCTACTCTTTCTGGGTTGGTATTATCGCCTGGTGGGGTGCTGATTATTATTTTGATTCCTTTTGTAGGAAAATTAATGAATGTGGTGCAGACACGCTATATTATTGCCTTTGGTTTTTTTTGTATGGCCTGCTCCATGTTCTATTCTGCCCATTTGGTTCCCACTTTGGACTTTAGGCACTTAGTCTTGTATCGAATGTCTCAGTCAGGTGTTCTGGCGTTCTTGTTTGTCCCCATTTCTACAATTGCTTATCTTACCTTGCCAGCACGGCTTAATGGGGATGCGGCAGCCCTGTTTAGTATGGTACGCAATGTGCTGGGATCGCTCAGTATTTCCGGCGCCACCGCTTTAATTACGCAGCTTCGTCAGGCACGACAAGCCCACATAGTTCATTGGATGACACCTTTGCATGAGCCCTATAACCAGTATTTGGCTCAGACCGGGCAGGTGGTAAGGGATTCGGGTGTTGCTCAATCTGCACAACAAAGCACGGCTCTCAATGTACTGTTTACAGATTTTACAAAACAAGTGGCCATTTTGGCTTATAATGATGCCTTTATGATTTTTGGAATCTTGGCTTTATGCGTTGTTCCCTTTTGTTTTCTCCTCTCTCCCTATAAGGGGGGAGGAAAAGGGGGCGCTGCCCATTAA
- the msrB gene encoding peptide-methionine (R)-S-oxide reductase MsrB, which produces MPTHKKLNAEQIYILQEKGTERPGSSPLNFEKRSGIYYCANCHNPLFKSGAKYESGSGWPSFYIPYSAEVLEEHSDTSHGMIRTEICCASCHGHLGHVFKDGPQPTGLRYCVNGLALEFEPERE; this is translated from the coding sequence ATGCCAACCCATAAAAAACTGAATGCAGAACAGATTTATATCCTGCAAGAAAAAGGCACGGAACGGCCAGGCTCCAGTCCATTGAATTTTGAAAAACGAAGCGGCATTTATTATTGTGCCAATTGTCACAACCCCCTATTTAAGTCTGGCGCAAAATATGAGAGTGGGAGTGGGTGGCCTTCATTTTATATCCCCTACTCAGCAGAGGTCTTAGAGGAGCATTCTGATACTTCGCATGGCATGATAAGAACAGAAATATGCTGTGCATCGTGCCACGGCCATTTGGGGCATGTCTTTAAAGATGGTCCGCAACCAACAGGATTACGATATTGTGTTAATGGGCTTGCTTTAGAATTTGAACCGGAAAGAGAGTAA
- a CDS encoding murein hydrolase activator EnvC family protein: MVKKLRFPFYATLLSAGAILCVAHSFAASSHSASSSHLSKTSSAYKASAPKKLLEESRRKKAALFATQLKQKQQIKQVEHQKQQAERQATQDKIKAQKAKTAATTATKTLEKTTTTLSELESQIATTEEEKRRLETALDYNTQALAPFLPIIIRLSLYPDDMLLLAPLPPEKSVSALLALNSLSHYIEQLSKTIQEQKQGIINLENDLVSKKTELNRLKQQQSLQKTILDQKAIQAKKQEERSQMIAEQATKDVDTATRKASSLQEAITAIDKIQAEAQRQLQEEIERAKKNREKQKEMAARARAKSLEAGNGSGVSLNKKAVSSAKRDTAPNDDTAETKTAPGLNRHMAPSTPVKAPCNGHVDFSGPFRSYGNMVILNCGKSYRFILAGMGSILTQTGASISKNQTIGQMPSAASSLFIQLRHGQKIINPSPFL, from the coding sequence TTGGTTAAAAAACTTCGTTTCCCTTTCTATGCTACTCTGCTTTCTGCTGGAGCCATTCTCTGTGTAGCACACTCTTTTGCGGCCTCGTCTCATTCTGCAAGCTCATCCCATCTTTCAAAAACAAGCTCTGCCTACAAGGCTTCCGCTCCTAAAAAACTTTTGGAGGAAAGTAGGAGAAAAAAAGCCGCTTTATTTGCTACTCAGCTCAAACAAAAACAGCAGATCAAGCAAGTTGAACACCAAAAACAACAAGCAGAACGACAGGCAACGCAAGATAAAATAAAAGCCCAGAAAGCCAAAACCGCGGCCACCACAGCCACCAAAACTTTGGAAAAGACAACAACAACCCTTTCTGAACTTGAGAGCCAGATCGCTACAACAGAGGAAGAGAAAAGAAGGCTTGAAACTGCCCTGGATTACAATACCCAAGCCTTAGCCCCTTTCCTGCCTATTATCATTCGCCTCTCTCTTTACCCTGATGATATGCTCCTGCTGGCCCCTTTACCCCCAGAAAAATCCGTTAGTGCGTTGCTGGCTCTTAACAGCCTTTCTCACTATATAGAACAGCTCTCTAAAACCATACAGGAGCAAAAGCAGGGGATTATTAACCTGGAGAACGATCTTGTGAGTAAAAAAACAGAGCTTAATAGGCTTAAACAGCAACAAAGCCTGCAAAAAACCATACTGGATCAAAAGGCTATTCAGGCCAAAAAACAGGAAGAACGCTCACAAATGATCGCCGAACAAGCCACCAAGGATGTCGATACGGCAACCCGTAAAGCTTCCTCTCTTCAGGAGGCGATTACAGCGATTGATAAAATCCAGGCAGAAGCCCAAAGACAACTGCAAGAAGAAATAGAGCGAGCGAAAAAAAATCGGGAAAAACAAAAGGAAATGGCTGCACGGGCCCGAGCTAAATCCTTAGAAGCTGGAAATGGTTCTGGCGTTAGCCTCAATAAAAAAGCTGTGTCCTCTGCAAAAAGGGACACCGCACCCAATGATGATACCGCTGAAACCAAAACCGCCCCAGGCTTGAATCGCCACATGGCGCCCTCAACTCCTGTTAAGGCTCCTTGCAATGGCCATGTTGATTTTTCTGGCCCCTTTCGTTCTTACGGTAATATGGTTATCCTGAATTGCGGAAAGTCATACCGGTTTATTCTGGCTGGTATGGGAAGCATTCTTACCCAAACAGGGGCTTCAATTAGTAAAAACCAGACGATTGGGCAAATGCCCTCCGCTGCTTCTTCTCTTTTTATCCAACTGCGCCACGGTCAAAAAATTATTAATCCTTCCCCTTTTTTATAA
- a CDS encoding threonine ammonia-lyase, with product MSASSISLTTIQEAAQRIRGHILHTPTVPSLSLSRATGTNIFLKLENLQAVGSFKERGAANRLALLTAEERKNGVITVSAGNHAQGVARHASLLGIHAVIVMPKFTPSAKVTRTADWGGEVVLYGKDFAEASEHAKELCQREKRVFIHPYDDPAVMAGQGTLGLEFLQDCPESLDYLVLPIGGGGLISGCAVACAALSPKTKIIGVQIESYSPLRHFPEPQVTSPGGATIAEGIAVLRIGEHPYPVIQEKVSDVIVVSEYDVENAITLMAEGAKQITEGAGAASLAAVLKRPKLFKGKNTGLVVSGGNIDTRILANTLLRSMLRDNRLLRLKMAIPDRPGILADIATTISQEGGNVIEVNHQRLFAAPSVQAAELEVMIEARSPAHAQEITQILSRSYKVFHI from the coding sequence ATGAGCGCTTCTTCGATTTCCCTGACCACTATCCAAGAAGCAGCCCAACGCATTCGTGGCCATATTCTTCATACGCCTACCGTACCCTCTCTTTCCCTTTCGAGGGCAACGGGTACTAATATTTTTCTTAAACTTGAGAACCTCCAGGCCGTAGGTTCATTCAAGGAAAGAGGAGCTGCCAACCGCCTAGCCCTTTTAACCGCCGAAGAACGCAAAAATGGGGTTATTACGGTTTCTGCGGGCAATCATGCGCAAGGGGTGGCCCGCCATGCCAGCCTTTTAGGGATCCATGCGGTTATTGTTATGCCCAAATTCACCCCATCGGCTAAGGTTACCCGCACAGCAGACTGGGGGGGAGAAGTCGTCCTTTACGGAAAAGACTTTGCCGAAGCAAGCGAACATGCCAAGGAATTATGCCAAAGAGAAAAACGTGTTTTCATCCACCCCTATGATGATCCCGCTGTTATGGCCGGCCAAGGCACACTAGGGCTGGAGTTTCTTCAGGATTGTCCAGAATCCCTTGATTATCTGGTTTTGCCGATTGGAGGAGGTGGGTTAATTTCTGGCTGTGCCGTAGCCTGTGCAGCCCTTTCCCCTAAAACAAAAATTATTGGAGTCCAGATCGAAAGCTATTCCCCTCTACGGCATTTTCCGGAACCCCAGGTCACCTCTCCTGGTGGCGCTACCATCGCCGAGGGGATTGCTGTTTTACGTATTGGCGAACATCCCTACCCCGTTATTCAGGAAAAAGTTTCAGATGTTATCGTCGTTTCTGAATATGATGTAGAAAATGCCATTACCCTTATGGCAGAAGGAGCAAAGCAGATTACAGAAGGAGCAGGGGCTGCCTCTCTTGCTGCTGTGCTAAAACGCCCCAAGTTATTTAAGGGAAAAAATACTGGCCTTGTCGTTTCAGGGGGCAATATTGATACCCGTATTCTTGCCAATACCCTTCTCCGCTCCATGCTCCGTGATAACCGCTTGCTTCGCCTGAAAATGGCTATCCCTGACCGCCCTGGTATATTGGCTGATATTGCAACCACAATCAGCCAGGAAGGTGGAAATGTTATTGAGGTTAACCATCAGCGCCTGTTTGCAGCCCCTAGTGTACAAGCTGCCGAATTGGAAGTCATGATAGAGGCTCGCTCGCCTGCTCATGCTCAAGAGATTACACAAATTTTAAGCCGCTCTTATAAGGTTTTTCACATATAA
- a CDS encoding ABC transporter ATP-binding protein, whose amino-acid sequence MRRLWYEEVKTYWGQIALIVVLTLLMAGLTALYPLVIQRALDMFSDHDPRILYQVPLLVVLITASKAASQYGQTLSVQKLVLIVIRNLQGKMFSRLIHADIAQLEREAPAQLAARFTSDVISIRDSMIRMVNSVGDTVTVIGLVVSMFYMDWELSLIAALLYPLAALPIQRLGRRIRRASGGMQEQTGRTAALLNESFAQARIVKVYSLEGEEEKRAEHSFNMLYSALLKITRGRARLDPVMEVLGGSAVAAVLGFAGWRAAMGGATLGDFSGFVAALLLAARPLRALGSLNAAMQEGLAGLARVFEVIDEKPTITEKEHAISLPAGQGHISFRDVSFSYPGGKSGLRGVTFEIKPGLTVALVGASGSGKSTALSLIPRLYDVSGGQILLEGKDLREIRIADLRSALAYVTQEPLLFDLSIEENIRMGNPHATLDDVHHAAQMAAAHGFIMALPEGYASKVGPAGRKLSGGQRQRIALARALLRKPRVLLLDEATSALDTESESLIQEALAKFRKGMTTVIVAHRLSTVRSADIILVMHDGKIAEAGSHEQLMAKNMAYARLVKAQEI is encoded by the coding sequence ATGCGCCGTTTATGGTATGAAGAAGTGAAGACATATTGGGGGCAGATTGCCCTTATTGTGGTACTCACCCTTCTGATGGCTGGGCTTACAGCGCTTTATCCGCTGGTTATTCAGCGGGCCTTAGATATGTTTTCTGATCATGACCCGCGTATTCTTTATCAGGTTCCACTTCTGGTTGTATTAATTACGGCATCGAAGGCAGCGTCCCAATATGGGCAAACCCTTAGCGTTCAAAAATTGGTGCTTATTGTTATCCGTAACCTTCAGGGTAAAATGTTTTCGCGCCTGATCCATGCCGATATTGCTCAGCTTGAACGAGAAGCCCCTGCCCAATTGGCAGCCCGTTTTACCAGCGATGTTATTTCTATTCGTGATTCCATGATCCGTATGGTGAATTCTGTAGGGGATACGGTTACCGTTATTGGGCTTGTTGTGTCCATGTTTTATATGGATTGGGAACTCAGCCTTATCGCTGCTTTGTTGTATCCTTTGGCTGCTTTGCCTATCCAACGTTTGGGCCGAAGGATTAGGCGTGCTTCAGGTGGGATGCAAGAGCAAACCGGTCGTACAGCCGCATTGCTCAATGAGAGTTTTGCCCAGGCCCGTATAGTGAAGGTTTATAGCCTTGAGGGGGAGGAAGAGAAGCGGGCGGAACACTCCTTTAATATGTTATATAGTGCTCTTTTAAAAATTACTCGTGGCAGAGCACGCCTAGACCCGGTTATGGAAGTGCTGGGGGGAAGTGCGGTGGCAGCTGTATTGGGATTTGCTGGCTGGCGTGCCGCTATGGGGGGGGCAACCTTAGGGGACTTTTCGGGGTTCGTTGCAGCTCTTCTTTTGGCAGCGCGGCCGTTACGGGCATTAGGTTCGTTAAATGCCGCTATGCAGGAGGGGTTAGCGGGTCTTGCACGGGTTTTTGAAGTCATTGATGAAAAACCCACTATTACAGAAAAGGAGCATGCAATCTCTCTTCCCGCTGGGCAGGGGCATATTAGCTTTAGAGATGTGAGTTTCTCCTATCCAGGTGGGAAATCGGGCCTCCGAGGGGTTACGTTTGAGATAAAGCCAGGGTTAACAGTTGCCCTTGTCGGGGCTTCTGGCTCTGGTAAGTCAACAGCCTTATCTTTGATCCCGCGGCTCTACGATGTTTCTGGGGGGCAGATCCTTCTGGAGGGGAAAGATTTAAGAGAGATACGGATAGCCGATTTAAGGTCAGCTCTCGCCTATGTTACTCAAGAACCACTTTTGTTTGACCTTTCAATTGAGGAAAATATCCGTATGGGTAACCCTCATGCTACTTTGGACGATGTCCATCACGCAGCACAAATGGCAGCCGCTCATGGGTTTATTATGGCCCTTCCTGAAGGGTATGCCAGCAAGGTTGGTCCTGCGGGGCGCAAGCTTTCTGGGGGTCAACGCCAGCGTATTGCTCTTGCTCGTGCGTTACTGCGCAAGCCCAGGGTATTACTGCTTGATGAAGCCACAAGTGCCCTGGATACGGAAAGTGAGTCACTCATTCAGGAGGCTTTGGCAAAATTCCGTAAAGGGATGACCACCGTCATTGTTGCTCATAGGCTTTCTACTGTTCGGTCTGCTGATATCATCTTGGTAATGCATGATGGCAAAATTGCAGAAGCCGGTAGTCATGAGCAGCTTATGGCTAAAAATATGGCGTATGCTCGCCTTGTAAAAGCCCAAGAAATCTAA
- a CDS encoding HlyD family secretion protein: protein MTEIQQASVEQASSHKDNPQGHLDQETSLDHASRAPRETHKGDSAPSSQKKPFVKWGLMATILIMVIGCGVYWWLTRYDVSTDDAFTAGRAVTIAPHVSGYVVSLEVNDNQFVHKGQVLLRIDPRDYQANYDNAKALLEQAQSQYFASQYSFLVAQKAFPGRLKLAQSQVEAAKAQLFKTQTDYKRQHSIARPATTQQDIDYSKAALDSAKAQLMQAEAQVMIDEPVKANIGNSQSQVSQQKGSLSAAQAQLALTNLNLEWTVVRAPHDGWVSRRNVEQGSFVNTGQALLSIVEPEVWVIANYKETQITHIRPGQKVTIKVDAYPFLKLEGHVDSLQLGTGATFSAFPPENATGNYVKIVQRVPVKILIDKGLDPKLPLALGLSVVPTVDTSTTPK, encoded by the coding sequence ATGACGGAAATACAACAGGCTTCAGTAGAGCAGGCCTCTTCTCACAAAGATAATCCGCAAGGACATCTGGACCAGGAAACTTCCCTAGATCACGCTTCCCGTGCTCCAAGAGAGACTCATAAAGGAGATTCTGCCCCATCTTCACAGAAAAAACCATTTGTAAAATGGGGGCTGATGGCCACGATTTTGATTATGGTGATAGGCTGTGGAGTTTACTGGTGGCTAACCCGTTATGACGTTTCTACCGATGATGCTTTTACTGCAGGACGGGCTGTTACCATTGCCCCACATGTGAGTGGCTATGTGGTATCACTGGAGGTGAATGATAACCAGTTTGTCCATAAGGGACAGGTGCTTTTAAGGATTGACCCGCGTGATTACCAGGCTAACTATGATAACGCCAAGGCTTTGTTGGAGCAGGCGCAGTCACAATATTTTGCCTCTCAATATTCTTTTTTGGTGGCTCAAAAAGCCTTTCCAGGCCGGCTAAAGCTTGCTCAATCTCAAGTTGAGGCAGCCAAGGCCCAGCTTTTCAAGACACAAACAGATTATAAACGCCAGCACTCCATTGCCCGTCCGGCAACAACCCAGCAAGATATTGATTACTCCAAGGCTGCGTTGGATTCGGCTAAGGCCCAGCTTATGCAGGCCGAAGCTCAAGTGATGATTGATGAACCTGTGAAGGCTAATATCGGGAATTCCCAGAGCCAGGTTTCCCAGCAGAAGGGATCGCTCAGTGCTGCTCAGGCCCAGCTGGCATTGACCAACCTTAATTTGGAATGGACAGTGGTTAGGGCTCCGCATGATGGCTGGGTTTCCAGGCGAAATGTTGAACAGGGAAGTTTTGTCAATACCGGACAGGCTCTCCTTTCCATAGTAGAGCCAGAAGTATGGGTTATCGCCAATTATAAAGAAACCCAAATTACCCATATTCGCCCCGGTCAAAAGGTGACGATTAAGGTCGATGCCTACCCATTTTTAAAGTTGGAAGGCCATGTGGATTCTCTACAATTGGGAACAGGTGCAACCTTTAGTGCTTTCCCACCAGAAAATGCTACTGGCAACTATGTTAAAATTGTTCAACGTGTACCGGTAAAAATCCTTATCGATAAAGGGCTCGACCCAAAGCTTCCATTGGCATTGGGGTTATCGGTTGTGCCTACGGTTGATACAAGCACAACACCGAAGTAA